CCTGGTTGCAGCTCCAGGTGTCCATGATCCAGGCCATTTCCCGCGGGCCGGTGTTGACGTCGGGGCACGGGATGTCCTTGGCCGGGTCGAAGACCATGCTCATGCTGGAGGTGTAGCGGCGCGTGAGGCGCTCCAGCTCACCCAGGGAGTACCGCGAGGGGTCCACGGCGATGCCGCCCTTGGCGCCGCCGAACGGCACGCCCATCAGCGCGCATTGCCAGGTCTGGAGCATCGCCAGCGCCGTGATGACGTCGATGTCCACCGCCTGGTGGTAGCGAATGCCGCCCGTGTAGGGCCCCAGGGCGTTGTTGTGCTGCACGCGGTAGCCGGTGAGGATGCGCGCCGACCCATCGTCCATCCGCACCGGGCAGGAGGTGTGGATGACCCGATCCGGCAGCGCCAGGCGCTCCTTGGTGCCGTCGTCGATGCCCAGGAGCCGGCACGCCTCGTCGAGGGTCTTGCGCTCGTGCTCGAGGAGTATCGAGTTCTTGAATTCGCTGTCGTGGGCGACGGCCTCCGCAGACAGGAGGCTGCTCATGTCCTGCACCGTCGGCGACCTACAGTGCGCTCGGCGCGAAGCCGCAGGCGGTCGCCGACACGGCGCCCGCATGGCGCCCCGATCCGTTTCGGCCCCTACCTGCCCTCATGCAAAACCGTCCTTTCATGGCGGGCATTGTACTAGATAATCAGTTGATCTCAACCGGGGTACCTTCGGGCACCAGGTCGAAAAGCTGCTCCACCTCGGAGTTCTTCATGCGAATGCAGCCACCCGAGGCGGCCTGGCCGATGGAAGACTCGTTGTTCGTGCCATGGATGCCGATCGAGCGCCCGCCCGGATAGCGCACGTCCATGCCCAGCCAGCGCGTGCCCAGGGGGTTGCGGGCGTCGCCCGCCGGGACGTTTTCGTACGAGGGATTCGCGATTTTCTTCTTGATGCTGTAGCGGCCGTCGGGCGTGTTGGCCCGGGCGCCGATGGCCACGACGTACTGCGTGGCGTACTGGCCGTTGTGATAGAGGGTGAGGGTCTTGTAGGTCTTGTTGACGCGGATGAAGAACTCCGACTTCTTCTTCAGGCCCGACGCGTCCTCGGGATCGGTGCCGGGTTCGGCCACCTCGTCGTACGGGCCGGCGCTGGCCGGCCTTGCCGGCTCCTTCCCGGGCGGCCCGGCCGGCGTCTGACCCGGTGACTGGCCAGGTGGCTGACCCGGCGGGCGGTCCGGTTGCAGGTCCGGCGGCGGGCTGGCGGCTTGCCCGGCCGGCCGGCCGGGATCGGCGGCCGGCTCCGGTCCTGCCGGGAGCTCTCGCACGACTTCATAGTCCGGCGTGGCTCCCGCCCTGGCCAGGAGGTCCTTGTGGCCGGCCTGGGCGGCGGCGACCGCGTCGGCATTCGCCCCGGTCACCGGCGTGGGCAGCGCGTGCACGATCTCCTGCCGCCTCTCGGGCTGCCCGCCGAGCCGCGCCAGCACGACTCCGCCGCCGGCGACGGCCGTCACGCCGAGGCCCATCGCAAACAGGATCTTGGCGCGCAAGGCCGGCTCGGCGATCGCTCTCGCCAGGCCGCGGGCCCTGGTGGCAGCGAGGGCCAGCAAGGCGAGCAGACCGGCGAGGAGTGCGACCTTGCGCTTGTCCGTGCCGCCGGCCTGCTCGCCGCGATGCTTGCGCAGGCGGGCCGCGAAGCGCTCGGCCCCGACTCCCGACAGGCCGGCGGCCCGCAGGTGCCGTTCGACATCGTCCAGCAGGCCGCCGCCCTCGGGATGGGGAGGGGCGGCCGCACCCGCCGCCGCGCCGCCGCTGGCCCCACCGTGCGCCTCCAGGTTGGCGCGACCCAGCAGATCGAGCAACTGGCCCGCGGACGCGACCCGCTTGATGGTCTCCTCGGCCAGCAGCGCCGTGAGGATGTCGAAGCAGCCGGCGGTCAAGCCGAAGCGATCCTTTCGGCCTCCGGGATCGCGGGCCGCCCTGGCAAGCTCGGAGCCTTGCAGCCCGGTGAGCAGGTGAATGGCGGTAACTCCCAGCGCATAC
This DNA window, taken from Candidatus Tanganyikabacteria bacterium, encodes the following:
- a CDS encoding L,D-transpeptidase family protein, whose product is EGVARTLAPLHAKGIAHRGIRPDQLFRRDGDAHVGLGLPNWEADLEDRPPDALKSPYLAPEYATGRASPRSDMYALGVTAIHLLTGLQGSELARAARDPGGRKDRFGLTAGCFDILTALLAEETIKRVASAGQLLDLLGRANLEAHGGASGGAAAGAAAPPHPEGGGLLDDVERHLRAAGLSGVGAERFAARLRKHRGEQAGGTDKRKVALLAGLLALLALAATRARGLARAIAEPALRAKILFAMGLGVTAVAGGGVVLARLGGQPERRQEIVHALPTPVTGANADAVAAAQAGHKDLLARAGATPDYEVVRELPAGPEPAADPGRPAGQAASPPPDLQPDRPPGQPPGQSPGQTPAGPPGKEPARPASAGPYDEVAEPGTDPEDASGLKKKSEFFIRVNKTYKTLTLYHNGQYATQYVVAIGARANTPDGRYSIKKKIANPSYENVPAGDARNPLGTRWLGMDVRYPGGRSIGIHGTNNESSIGQAASGGCIRMKNSEVEQLFDLVPEGTPVEIN